A single region of the Gemmata palustris genome encodes:
- a CDS encoding TIGR03067 domain-containing protein has protein sequence MKFAVTVLTTIALGIGFSARADDEDAKSLLGTWNATLWQTSDTTLINPADIPLSVVITKDTLTMDDGKNAKASKYKLDLTKNPIEIDMTPEEGKKKGQTFKGICEVQDGTFRLCMNPRDGERPSKFEVKKDQNFVLIEFKRAGK, from the coding sequence ATGAAGTTTGCCGTTACGGTCCTGACCACCATTGCTCTGGGCATCGGATTTTCAGCCCGAGCAGATGACGAGGATGCAAAGTCGCTCCTGGGCACATGGAACGCAACGCTGTGGCAAACCAGCGACACGACCCTTATTAATCCCGCCGACATCCCGCTCAGCGTGGTCATCACGAAAGACACGCTCACAATGGATGATGGCAAGAATGCGAAGGCGTCTAAATACAAGCTGGACCTCACTAAGAATCCGATTGAGATTGATATGACCCCCGAAGAGGGGAAGAAAAAGGGGCAGACGTTCAAGGGAATCTGCGAGGTGCAGGACGGCACGTTCAGGCTGTGTATGAACCCCCGTGACGGGGAGCGTCCGTCCAAGTTTGAGGTAAAAAAGGACCAAAATTTCGTCTTGATCGAGTTCAAGCGTGCGGGGAAGTGA
- a CDS encoding helix-turn-helix transcriptional regulator encodes MAKQKSLTFKMRLRELRKAAGLSQARTAKAVGVHIQTYMRWERGETEPTFTELCVLAAVLGTTLNDFRSKDE; translated from the coding sequence GTGGCAAAGCAGAAATCCCTCACGTTCAAGATGCGGCTCCGGGAGCTGCGCAAAGCGGCCGGGCTATCCCAGGCACGTACCGCCAAAGCCGTGGGCGTTCACATCCAGACGTACATGCGATGGGAGCGCGGGGAGACGGAGCCGACCTTCACGGAACTGTGCGTCTTGGCCGCAGTACTCGGCACGACACTGAACGATTTTCGATCTAAAGACGAGTAG
- a CDS encoding lipopolysaccharide biosynthesis protein: protein MVWNTAGLVVEVATGFLVLPFLLDKLGTSTYGVWLVLGALTSYFGLLELGVRGSIGRHIALYHSKNDRTAANQTLTCGVTALLGVGLLAGLAIFLCEPLFLRSYQIPESNLSLVRTAYRIIALNFVIVLLSTAFDAALWGVQRFDWLNAVDIPVTLARLTATFLFIRSDSDIATLAVITIAMSSTNLIAKATLYFYAAPSSRIGFRYLKRSALGQLLGYGSWNMLSTLAYLSRTQFGPILIGVFLGLAFVPFFSVANRLLIAAVSALVAVTGVLTPHATALHAANQTERQRSLFLVGGRHTAALGAFLMGGLLALGGSLIQLWVGSKFSAPDLAAVGALLTVLVLGELLPSTQYATCSIIQATARHRALALFATLEALAVCGLMIALLPPFGLIGAGLAVAVPAFFARGVGPIVHGCRILDVPIHRYVTRTLVPPLLCAAVPAVLVRLASAAYSDGTWAAFLSYSAGYAILFGICYTCALNRTWLAHVSRRFLVPNRRALLPAPPATGDAENGAAIKIK from the coding sequence ATGGTTTGGAACACCGCCGGGCTCGTGGTCGAGGTCGCCACGGGGTTTCTCGTTCTGCCGTTTCTCCTCGACAAGCTCGGGACGTCGACCTACGGTGTGTGGCTGGTTCTCGGCGCGCTCACGAGCTACTTCGGCTTGTTGGAACTAGGCGTTCGGGGCTCGATCGGGCGCCACATTGCCCTCTACCACTCAAAAAATGATCGGACCGCAGCGAACCAAACTCTGACCTGTGGCGTTACCGCCCTCCTCGGGGTCGGCCTCCTCGCGGGCCTGGCGATCTTCCTCTGCGAACCCTTGTTTTTGCGGTCGTACCAGATCCCCGAAAGCAACTTGAGCCTCGTGCGAACGGCCTATCGCATTATCGCGCTCAACTTCGTGATCGTGCTCTTGAGTACGGCGTTTGACGCCGCGCTGTGGGGCGTTCAACGGTTCGACTGGCTGAACGCGGTCGATATCCCGGTTACCCTTGCTCGACTCACCGCAACCTTCTTGTTTATCCGATCGGATTCAGATATCGCAACCCTGGCCGTAATTACAATCGCGATGTCGAGTACGAACCTGATCGCAAAAGCCACTTTGTACTTTTACGCGGCCCCGTCATCCCGAATCGGGTTCCGATACCTGAAGCGTTCCGCTCTCGGTCAACTCCTGGGCTACGGGAGCTGGAACATGCTCAGTACCCTCGCGTACCTTTCGCGCACGCAGTTCGGCCCGATCCTGATCGGCGTCTTTCTCGGGCTGGCGTTCGTCCCATTTTTTTCGGTTGCGAACCGCCTCCTGATCGCCGCCGTGTCGGCGCTCGTCGCCGTGACCGGCGTGCTGACCCCGCACGCAACAGCGCTCCACGCCGCGAACCAAACCGAGCGCCAGCGCAGCCTCTTCCTCGTCGGCGGCCGACACACGGCCGCACTGGGCGCGTTCCTGATGGGGGGCCTGCTTGCACTCGGCGGCTCCTTGATTCAGCTCTGGGTCGGGTCCAAGTTCTCGGCGCCCGATCTCGCGGCAGTCGGAGCGCTCTTGACCGTACTCGTGCTGGGGGAATTGCTCCCCAGCACGCAGTACGCCACGTGCTCCATTATTCAGGCCACGGCCCGGCACCGTGCGCTCGCGCTGTTCGCGACGTTGGAAGCGCTAGCCGTCTGCGGGCTCATGATTGCCCTTCTCCCACCGTTCGGATTAATCGGCGCTGGGCTGGCCGTGGCGGTTCCTGCGTTCTTCGCGCGCGGGGTGGGACCGATCGTTCACGGGTGCCGCATTCTTGACGTGCCCATCCATCGCTACGTGACGCGGACGCTCGTCCCGCCGCTTCTTTGTGCGGCCGTGCCCGCGGTCTTGGTCCGGCTCGCTAGCGCCGCGTACTCGGACGGCACGTGGGCGGCCTTTTTGAGTTACTCCGCGGGCTACGCGATCCTGTTCGGTATCTGCTACACGTGCGCGTTGAACCGGACGTGGTTGGCGCACGTTTCCCGACGGTTTCTGGTTCCCAATCGCAGGGCACTTCTCCCCGCGCCACCCGCGACCGGGGACGCGGAAAACGGGGCTGCCATAAAAATCAAATAA
- a CDS encoding DUF1501 domain-containing protein: MSINTISPTRRSFLSHTAGGVGFFALAHLLQREGLLGADGPGKPGENPPASLAPQKPHFAPKAKAMISLFMHGGPSHVDLFDPKPELTKHSGTEYRGDVHYSFVNRASKKLFGSPWKFAKHGKCGTEVSELLPHTAGIVDDITVIRSMHTGFNGHEVSIRYFHGGIAGVTGRPTMGSWIVYGLGTEAQNLPAYMVLSDPGGAPVDATHNWDCGFLPPLYQGTVLRPQEPRILNLDPPPDAAGDVQRQNLGLLAELNKRHLATRPGEADLEARIASYELAAAMQVAAKEALDVSREPARVRNMYGLDRAETREYGTRCLIARRLVERGVRFVQIFLGGQPWDTHNNIRTGLPAICTRTDQPAAALVKDLKQRGLLDSTIVHWGGEIGRLPVCEGELDATAGRDHNGQGFTSWLAGGGIKAGMTYGATDEVGHKAAENVVTPNDFQATLLHLLGLDHNKLVYHHGGKAQRLTDGRPARVVKEILT, translated from the coding sequence ATGTCGATTAACACCATCTCCCCCACGCGCCGCTCGTTCCTGTCGCACACGGCCGGCGGGGTCGGGTTCTTCGCGCTCGCGCACCTGCTCCAGCGCGAGGGCTTGCTCGGCGCCGACGGGCCGGGCAAGCCGGGCGAGAATCCCCCCGCGAGCCTCGCGCCGCAAAAGCCGCACTTCGCGCCGAAAGCGAAGGCGATGATCTCGCTGTTCATGCACGGCGGCCCGTCGCACGTTGACCTGTTCGACCCGAAGCCCGAACTTACGAAGCACAGCGGCACCGAGTACAGGGGTGACGTCCACTACAGCTTCGTGAACCGCGCGAGCAAAAAATTGTTCGGCAGCCCGTGGAAGTTCGCGAAGCACGGCAAGTGCGGGACCGAGGTGTCGGAACTGCTGCCGCACACGGCCGGGATCGTGGACGACATCACCGTGATCCGGTCGATGCACACCGGGTTCAACGGGCACGAGGTCTCGATCCGGTACTTTCACGGCGGAATCGCGGGGGTGACCGGGCGCCCGACGATGGGCAGTTGGATCGTGTACGGCCTCGGCACCGAAGCGCAAAACCTCCCCGCGTACATGGTGCTTTCCGACCCGGGTGGGGCGCCGGTGGACGCGACCCACAACTGGGACTGCGGGTTCCTGCCCCCTCTGTACCAGGGCACGGTGCTGCGACCCCAGGAGCCGCGCATCCTCAACCTCGACCCGCCGCCGGATGCCGCGGGCGACGTCCAGCGCCAGAACCTCGGCCTACTCGCCGAACTCAACAAGCGCCACCTCGCGACCCGGCCCGGCGAGGCCGACCTGGAAGCCCGCATCGCCAGTTACGAACTCGCCGCCGCGATGCAGGTCGCCGCGAAGGAGGCACTGGACGTGTCGCGCGAACCGGCCCGCGTGCGCAACATGTACGGCCTCGACCGGGCGGAGACGCGCGAGTACGGCACCCGCTGTTTGATCGCGCGGCGCCTAGTGGAGCGCGGGGTGCGGTTCGTGCAAATCTTCCTCGGCGGCCAGCCGTGGGACACCCACAACAACATCCGCACCGGGTTGCCCGCAATTTGCACGCGGACCGACCAGCCGGCCGCCGCGCTCGTGAAAGACCTGAAGCAGCGCGGGCTGCTCGATTCGACGATCGTCCACTGGGGCGGTGAGATCGGTCGGCTCCCCGTGTGCGAGGGGGAACTGGACGCCACCGCGGGCCGCGATCACAACGGTCAGGGCTTCACCAGTTGGCTGGCCGGCGGGGGAATTAAGGCCGGTATGACCTACGGCGCAACGGACGAAGTGGGCCACAAGGCCGCCGAGAACGTGGTGACGCCGAACGATTTCCAGGCGACGCTCCTGCACCTGCTCGGCCTGGACCACAACAAACTCGTGTACCACCACGGCGGGAAGGCGCAGCGCCTGACCGACGGGCGCCCGGCCCGGGTCGTGAAAGAGATCCTCACTTGA
- a CDS encoding sugar transferase produces the protein MPAQIRPAPRSVAPPFNPGSARADRFKRACDIIFGTGLALATSPLILVTWALVRATSSGPGFYSQVRVGRGNRNYRIYKIRTMTHNCESGSGVKWSTKGDARVTPVGRVLRKLHLDELPQLWNVLKGDMSLVGPRPERPEFVVPLSAEIEGYPERHQVRPGVTGLAQIQLPADSDVESVRTKLVLDRYYVEHASLWLDLRIMFGTLVYLVGFSYAQVRLLMRLPNPLTVAPPPTGSRTRGAIGGAKVVLRHQPAPTRKNEMAPALVTEGGAPARGGAR, from the coding sequence ATGCCCGCCCAAATTCGCCCAGCGCCCCGATCGGTCGCTCCCCCTTTCAACCCTGGCTCGGCTCGCGCGGACCGATTCAAGCGCGCCTGCGATATCATTTTCGGTACCGGGCTCGCGCTCGCGACCAGCCCCTTAATTCTGGTGACTTGGGCCCTCGTCCGGGCAACGTCTTCCGGCCCCGGCTTCTACTCTCAGGTCCGCGTGGGTCGGGGTAACCGAAATTACCGGATCTACAAGATCCGCACGATGACCCACAACTGTGAGTCTGGGTCCGGCGTGAAGTGGTCGACAAAGGGTGACGCGCGCGTCACCCCCGTCGGCCGAGTTCTGCGGAAACTCCACCTCGACGAACTCCCACAACTGTGGAACGTGCTGAAGGGTGACATGAGCCTCGTGGGTCCGCGCCCGGAGCGCCCGGAGTTCGTCGTTCCGCTGTCCGCAGAAATCGAGGGGTACCCCGAGCGCCACCAAGTCCGCCCCGGGGTCACGGGCCTCGCACAGATCCAACTCCCCGCGGACTCCGACGTAGAATCGGTGCGAACCAAGCTCGTGCTCGACCGTTATTACGTCGAACACGCGAGCTTGTGGCTCGACCTCCGAATCATGTTCGGAACGCTCGTGTATTTAGTCGGATTTTCCTACGCACAAGTGCGCCTGCTCATGCGCCTGCCGAACCCGCTGACCGTTGCCCCGCCCCCAACCGGCTCGCGAACCCGCGGCGCGATCGGCGGGGCAAAAGTCGTCCTGCGCCACCAGCCCGCGCCAACCCGTAAGAACGAAATGGCACCGGCCCTAGTTACCGAGGGCGGGGCACCCGCGCGCGGTGGGGCACGATGA
- a CDS encoding exosortase-associated EpsI family protein, which yields MSALVISVTGAVYGVQTDRWRPSGELQNALARLERVPPVCGDWRGEDISYEAGDMARAGIKGCVYRSYRNARTRETVSILLVCGRGGPISVHTPDVCYAGAGYKQLTDTPTKDVEWGESQKGTFRVARFGKAGVVPTQLEIYWGWSRDGHVWDAPTNPRLSLARLPAVYKIYVVRQFVAGTRDESAESCRDFLRQALPDVTRALAASD from the coding sequence ATGTCCGCGCTCGTCATTAGCGTTACGGGGGCCGTTTACGGGGTCCAAACGGACCGGTGGCGCCCCTCGGGCGAGCTCCAGAACGCGCTCGCCCGGCTCGAGCGCGTCCCCCCCGTATGCGGCGACTGGCGCGGCGAGGATATCTCGTACGAAGCCGGTGACATGGCGCGCGCCGGGATCAAAGGGTGCGTGTACCGGAGCTACCGCAACGCGCGCACGCGCGAGACCGTTTCGATCCTCTTGGTGTGCGGACGGGGGGGACCGATCAGCGTCCACACCCCGGACGTGTGCTACGCCGGCGCCGGGTACAAGCAGCTCACCGATACTCCCACAAAAGACGTCGAGTGGGGTGAGAGCCAGAAGGGAACGTTTCGGGTAGCCCGGTTCGGAAAAGCGGGAGTGGTACCCACCCAACTCGAAATCTATTGGGGCTGGTCCCGAGACGGGCACGTGTGGGACGCGCCAACGAACCCGCGCCTGTCCCTGGCCCGTTTGCCCGCGGTGTACAAAATCTACGTCGTCCGGCAGTTCGTAGCGGGGACTCGAGACGAGTCCGCGGAATCCTGCAGAGACTTCCTCCGACAGGCCTTGCCCGACGTGACCCGAGCGCTCGCCGCGAGCGACTGA
- a CDS encoding polysaccharide biosynthesis tyrosine autokinase translates to MSPTNSNEQTLGTEKRSSGLNARAVLHAVNRRPGTLLMVAFLALGAGASIWFLLPLPKATAATVFQVSHQAPALIFQQSAEGRSDVNTYKASQAAAIKRRLILNETLKQPEVQYLPIVQKQPDALGWLDTALKVEVRPNSDYIRVSLEGDAPNDLLAILEALQKAYLKGVDAAENGGRRDRLKKLEDTNQKYRKDLERFHNNIDTIAISLGSKDGQMLAIISAQMNDSLKRAIDKEADFAAQVKAAQAELPKPPLRAEQVPPAELVPLMAAHIACLGGDPPAGPFDPSPEQVAEALTNDPGLMDLTVQVDKAQQALATTKLLFDDKNAPAVIKAEKAVQAAILKRGQYRDQIRSQIAGGLRKKNEQKAQERVAEMRARIESLERQQILAAEKIADIKSTIGKTNGNRLVLEGFQQQIGQTEKLSENIATETEKLKIEIAAGTQLRVAMVEPPYIVPGIEGNRQLKFTLMGTLGVLFIGFAGVIAWEYRYRRLTHTDDVTSALGMRLIGAVPVSGRDSQKGREAHPVLVEAIDATRTMLLNGAHDSDLRVLVVTSAVSGEGKTSLSGHLAISLARAGFRTLLIDGDLRAPTAHRVFDIPLAPGFCEFLQEAGAAPMTRPTGVPGLSVMTAGEWTLATRHALVGARWRVAKEQLKAEFDYVVVDTSPLLLVSDTLLVAREADGVVVSVLMGVSQVGLVDEAITRLQTVRANVTGVIANGVRSAAHEYTHGYAAKPGPVLAIGSGSLEKR, encoded by the coding sequence ATGAGCCCGACGAACAGCAACGAACAAACGCTCGGTACTGAGAAACGGAGCAGTGGGCTGAACGCGCGGGCGGTTCTTCACGCCGTCAACCGGCGCCCCGGTACGCTCCTGATGGTCGCGTTTCTTGCACTCGGTGCGGGCGCCAGCATATGGTTCCTCCTACCGCTCCCCAAGGCGACCGCTGCGACCGTGTTCCAGGTATCGCACCAAGCCCCGGCTCTCATTTTCCAACAATCGGCCGAAGGCCGTTCCGACGTCAATACTTACAAGGCGTCGCAGGCCGCAGCCATCAAGCGACGTTTGATTCTAAACGAAACCTTGAAGCAGCCCGAGGTTCAGTACCTCCCAATCGTTCAGAAACAGCCCGATGCCCTCGGCTGGTTAGATACCGCGCTCAAGGTCGAGGTGCGACCCAACAGTGACTACATCCGGGTCTCACTCGAGGGCGACGCCCCCAACGACCTCCTCGCGATCCTCGAGGCACTACAAAAGGCGTATTTGAAAGGTGTCGATGCCGCCGAAAACGGCGGGCGCCGGGACCGTCTGAAAAAACTCGAGGATACGAACCAAAAATACCGCAAAGACTTGGAAAGATTTCACAATAACATCGATACAATCGCGATTAGCCTCGGGTCTAAAGATGGACAAATGCTGGCCATCATCAGCGCACAAATGAACGATAGCCTAAAACGGGCGATCGATAAAGAAGCCGACTTCGCGGCACAAGTTAAAGCGGCGCAAGCCGAACTTCCCAAGCCCCCCCTGCGTGCCGAACAGGTTCCCCCGGCCGAACTGGTCCCCCTGATGGCGGCCCACATCGCCTGCCTCGGCGGTGATCCCCCGGCTGGACCGTTCGATCCCTCACCGGAGCAAGTCGCAGAGGCTCTGACCAACGACCCGGGGTTGATGGATCTGACCGTACAAGTGGACAAGGCACAACAGGCACTCGCCACAACCAAATTGCTGTTCGACGACAAAAACGCGCCGGCGGTCATCAAAGCGGAAAAAGCGGTCCAGGCAGCGATTTTGAAGCGGGGCCAGTACAGGGACCAAATACGCTCCCAGATTGCCGGTGGTCTGCGCAAGAAAAACGAACAAAAGGCACAGGAGCGCGTTGCCGAGATGCGCGCACGCATCGAGTCCCTCGAAAGGCAGCAAATATTAGCCGCAGAGAAAATTGCAGACATCAAGAGCACGATCGGCAAAACGAACGGTAATCGCCTGGTACTCGAGGGCTTCCAGCAACAGATCGGTCAAACCGAAAAGTTGAGTGAAAACATCGCCACGGAGACGGAAAAGCTCAAGATCGAAATTGCGGCCGGCACCCAACTGCGTGTCGCGATGGTCGAGCCCCCGTACATCGTCCCGGGGATCGAAGGGAACCGGCAGCTGAAATTCACACTTATGGGCACCCTCGGGGTTCTGTTCATCGGTTTCGCGGGCGTCATAGCGTGGGAGTATCGGTACCGTCGGTTAACCCACACCGATGACGTAACGTCCGCATTGGGCATGCGACTGATCGGCGCGGTCCCGGTCTCGGGCCGCGATTCGCAGAAGGGGCGAGAGGCCCACCCGGTGCTCGTCGAAGCGATCGACGCGACCCGCACGATGCTCCTAAATGGGGCACACGACTCGGACCTGCGCGTGCTGGTCGTGACGAGCGCGGTCTCCGGCGAGGGGAAGACCTCGCTGTCGGGGCACCTCGCGATCAGCCTCGCGCGGGCCGGGTTCCGAACGCTCCTTATCGACGGCGACCTGCGCGCGCCCACGGCGCACCGGGTGTTCGACATCCCCCTCGCGCCCGGGTTTTGCGAGTTCCTTCAGGAGGCGGGCGCCGCGCCAATGACCCGACCAACGGGCGTCCCGGGGCTCTCGGTTATGACCGCCGGCGAGTGGACCTTGGCCACGCGCCACGCGCTCGTCGGGGCCCGGTGGCGGGTGGCCAAGGAGCAACTGAAGGCCGAGTTCGACTACGTCGTGGTGGACACGTCGCCCCTGCTACTCGTGTCCGACACGCTTCTCGTGGCCCGAGAAGCCGACGGGGTCGTGGTGTCCGTTCTGATGGGCGTCAGTCAGGTCGGGCTCGTCGACGAGGCCATTACGCGCCTCCAAACGGTCCGCGCCAACGTGACCGGGGTGATCGCGAACGGGGTGCGCAGCGCCGCCCACGAGTACACCCACGGGTACGCCGCTAAACCGGGTCCCGTGCTCGCCATCGGCTCCGGTTCTCTTGAGAAGAGGTAA
- a CDS encoding PSD1 and planctomycete cytochrome C domain-containing protein: protein MRYGLLPTIVVALWASPAPAAEPITFEQHVRPILKAYCLDCHGADEKVSGKLDLRLKRFAVAGGKNGPAIVLKEPDKSLLVERMKSGDMPPVGKKVPAAQIAIIEKWIAAGAPVRRDEPATLPPGLGITADERAYWFYQPLKRPSPPAFAPTDRVRTPIDAFVLAKLRERGMSFNADADRATLIRRAAFDLTGLPPAQKEIDEFVADPAPGAYEKLLDRLLASSAYGERWGRHWLDAAGYADSDGDGSTDTVRPFAWRYRDYVIRALNADTPLDRFVIEQLAGDELVPRPWTNLKPEQIDLLAATGFLRTAPDGTASGGTPADTEQVVTDTLKIVTSGLMGSSVACAQCHDHRYDPIPQADYYQLRAVFEPALDPGKWRRPGDRVVSLYTDADRARAAAVEAEAGKMQADFNQKQSAAVRAAFEKELEKFPADARPKLKAAFDAPADKRTEDQKKLVASNPKLNITPGVLYQYDVKSDNELKAMQSKIQAKRAERPVEPFVAVMAEVPGRVPATKLFYRGDARQPKGPDLAPADLTIAGQDGKRFEIVPPGASGATTGRRLAWAKHLTDGAHPLFGRVMANRVWLNHFGRGIVDTPGEFGKLGQTPTHPELLDWLATELPRQNWSLKKFHKLVMTSTVYRQSSVRDPAKDAMDRANALYGRFPVRRLEAEAVRDRMLVAAGRLDRTPFGPPVAVVEDGAGQVGTPDDKPRRSIYLQARRSKPVAFLTAFDAPAGELQCERRTATTTAPQSLMLLNSTFVRKQAGDVATAVQAETKPTLSGFPTTVATALKTGVPVERLVEKAWHRAYLRAPTADELKLGSAFLETQTIVLQGKAKDPRLAALTNLCQQLLASNEFLYVD, encoded by the coding sequence ATGCGATACGGCTTGCTTCCCACAATTGTGGTCGCGTTGTGGGCGTCCCCCGCACCCGCGGCCGAACCGATCACCTTCGAACAGCACGTCCGCCCCATTCTGAAGGCGTACTGCCTCGACTGTCACGGCGCCGACGAGAAGGTGTCCGGCAAACTCGACCTGCGTCTGAAGCGCTTTGCCGTGGCCGGTGGGAAGAACGGCCCGGCCATTGTTCTCAAAGAACCGGACAAGAGCCTGCTCGTCGAGCGGATGAAGTCCGGCGACATGCCGCCGGTGGGGAAGAAGGTGCCGGCCGCCCAGATCGCGATCATCGAGAAGTGGATCGCGGCCGGCGCACCGGTGCGGCGTGACGAACCCGCGACCCTCCCTCCCGGTTTGGGCATCACGGCCGACGAACGAGCCTACTGGTTCTACCAACCCCTGAAGCGCCCGAGCCCGCCCGCGTTCGCGCCGACCGATCGCGTGCGGACACCCATTGATGCGTTCGTGCTCGCGAAGTTGCGCGAGAGGGGCATGAGCTTTAACGCCGATGCGGACCGCGCGACGCTGATTCGCCGCGCCGCGTTCGACCTCACCGGGTTACCGCCCGCGCAGAAGGAAATCGACGAGTTCGTCGCGGACCCCGCACCGGGCGCTTACGAAAAGCTGCTCGACCGGTTGCTCGCGTCGAGCGCTTACGGCGAGCGCTGGGGGCGCCACTGGCTCGACGCGGCCGGGTACGCCGACAGCGACGGCGACGGCTCGACCGATACCGTGCGCCCGTTCGCGTGGCGCTACCGCGACTACGTCATTCGCGCGCTCAACGCCGACACGCCGCTCGATCGGTTCGTGATCGAGCAACTCGCGGGGGACGAACTGGTTCCGCGCCCGTGGACGAATCTGAAACCGGAGCAGATTGATTTGCTCGCCGCGACCGGCTTCCTTCGCACCGCGCCGGACGGCACCGCGAGCGGCGGAACGCCCGCCGACACCGAACAAGTGGTGACCGACACGCTGAAAATCGTGACGTCCGGCTTGATGGGCTCGTCGGTCGCGTGCGCCCAGTGCCACGACCACCGCTACGACCCGATCCCGCAAGCGGATTACTACCAGCTCCGCGCGGTGTTCGAGCCGGCCCTGGACCCGGGCAAGTGGCGCCGACCGGGGGATCGCGTCGTGTCGCTGTACACCGACGCGGACCGTGCCAGGGCCGCCGCGGTGGAAGCGGAAGCGGGCAAGATGCAGGCGGACTTCAACCAGAAGCAGTCCGCCGCCGTTCGCGCCGCGTTCGAGAAGGAACTGGAGAAGTTCCCCGCTGACGCGCGCCCGAAGCTGAAGGCCGCGTTTGACGCGCCGGCGGACAAGCGGACCGAGGACCAAAAGAAACTGGTGGCGTCGAACCCGAAGTTGAACATCACGCCGGGAGTGCTCTACCAGTACGACGTGAAGTCCGACAATGAACTGAAGGCGATGCAGTCGAAGATCCAGGCGAAACGTGCCGAGCGCCCGGTCGAGCCCTTTGTTGCGGTGATGGCCGAGGTGCCGGGCCGCGTGCCGGCCACGAAGTTGTTCTACCGCGGGGACGCACGCCAACCGAAGGGGCCGGACCTTGCTCCTGCTGATCTGACGATCGCCGGTCAAGACGGCAAGCGGTTCGAGATCGTCCCGCCGGGCGCCAGCGGAGCGACCACCGGGCGCCGGCTCGCGTGGGCGAAGCACCTGACCGACGGCGCGCACCCGCTGTTCGGGCGCGTGATGGCGAACCGTGTCTGGCTGAATCATTTCGGGCGCGGGATCGTGGACACGCCCGGTGAGTTCGGCAAGCTCGGCCAAACTCCAACGCACCCCGAACTGCTCGACTGGCTCGCGACCGAGTTACCGCGCCAGAACTGGAGCCTCAAGAAGTTCCACAAGCTCGTCATGACTTCGACCGTGTACCGTCAATCGTCCGTGCGCGACCCGGCGAAGGACGCGATGGACCGCGCGAACGCGCTGTACGGCCGGTTCCCGGTCCGACGCCTCGAAGCGGAAGCCGTGCGCGACCGGATGCTCGTCGCCGCGGGGCGACTGGACCGTACCCCGTTCGGCCCGCCGGTGGCGGTGGTCGAGGACGGGGCCGGGCAAGTCGGGACGCCCGACGACAAGCCGCGCCGAAGCATTTATCTGCAAGCGCGCCGGAGCAAGCCGGTCGCGTTCCTCACGGCGTTCGATGCGCCGGCCGGCGAACTCCAGTGCGAGCGCCGGACCGCGACCACCACGGCCCCGCAATCACTCATGCTCCTCAACAGTACCTTCGTGCGCAAACAAGCCGGGGACGTCGCGACGGCGGTCCAAGCGGAGACGAAACCCACTCTCTCCGGCTTCCCCACCACCGTGGCCACGGCCCTGAAGACGGGTGTTCCCGTCGAGCGCCTCGTCGAGAAGGCGTGGCACCGCGCTTACCTGCGCGCGCCCACAGCGGACGAACTGAAACTCGGGTCCGCGTTCCTCGAGACCCAGACGATCGTGCTTCAAGGGAAGGCGAAAGACCCCCGCCTTGCGGCGCTGACCAACCTCTGCCAGCAACTCTTGGCCTCGAACGAGTTCCTCTATGTCGATTAA